Proteins co-encoded in one Chitinophagales bacterium genomic window:
- a CDS encoding alpha/beta hydrolase — MQSLSSLAVKTYFKWQRHKRGGKHYPIQVVRKYFEQQARRLPSVKNLKVETEKTDIKGIPSTWFTPKPIPSKPLANHIIYYLHGGGYAICSVNTHQRLIAHIAKACHAKVLAIDYRLAPEHPFPAAIEDAISVYQHLLQSYRPSQIILMGDSAGGGLSAASLLKMKQLQIPLPKAAVLLSPWVDLVGENESYHTKADKDLIIAVADIRRYSKDYFKNTAPTHPLVSPVYADLSGLPPLLIQVGTHEVLIDDSLKLAEKAKQDGVDVTLQIWENMLHVWQFFADFMPESKKAIRNIAEFIEHL; from the coding sequence ATGCAGAGCCTCTCAAGCCTCGCCGTCAAAACTTACTTCAAATGGCAACGACACAAAAGAGGAGGTAAACACTACCCCATTCAAGTCGTCCGAAAATACTTTGAGCAGCAAGCCCGAAGACTACCTTCCGTCAAAAACTTGAAGGTAGAAACGGAGAAAACCGACATCAAGGGCATCCCCTCCACATGGTTCACCCCAAAACCAATCCCTTCAAAACCACTCGCCAATCACATCATTTACTACCTACACGGTGGAGGATACGCCATCTGTTCTGTCAATACCCACCAACGCCTAATCGCACACATCGCAAAAGCCTGTCACGCCAAAGTATTGGCAATTGACTACCGATTAGCGCCCGAACATCCCTTTCCAGCAGCCATTGAAGATGCCATCAGCGTTTATCAACACCTCCTTCAATCCTACCGCCCTTCTCAAATTATTCTCATGGGCGACTCAGCTGGAGGCGGACTCAGCGCTGCTTCCTTACTCAAAATGAAACAATTGCAAATTCCACTACCCAAAGCAGCCGTATTGCTTTCTCCGTGGGTCGACTTGGTAGGTGAAAACGAAAGTTACCACACCAAAGCCGACAAAGACCTCATCATTGCCGTAGCCGATATACGCCGCTACTCCAAAGACTACTTCAAAAACACCGCTCCCACACATCCCCTTGTATCTCCCGTATATGCAGATTTATCAGGTTTGCCGCCGCTGCTTATTCAAGTCGGCACACATGAAGTCCTCATAGACGATTCCCTCAAATTGGCGGAAAAAGCCAAACAAGATGGTGTAGATGTCACCCTACAAATATGGGAAAACATGCTCCACGTTTGGCAGTTTTTTGCGGATTTCATGCCCGAAAGCAAAAAGGCCATTCGGAATATTGCAGAGTTCATAGAACATTTGTAA